The proteins below are encoded in one region of Blastocatellia bacterium:
- a CDS encoding VWA domain-containing protein — protein MVSVNNSEKSMMKRLVVSSTRSGSEQYLARRRARARGQALLLVTITFPILLGMAGFAVDMGRLYTARARLQAAVDAAALAGSMYLMSDPDCQNGAVANAVNDYLNRNYSGATVTALNPGTGVRSVCVTAQVNVEMTFMNVLAISSRDVAASACAGFNDLEVALVIDNSGSMEGEPIESVKAAAHQFVDMLIPNGTAPSIKVGLVAFRGKVRLPADVDGRPAGCRNADGSFNQPLNPADQSCTNPALPPVAGLSYNKGAIHAAIASMQAQGGTPYSSCTTIAEGIKWGRHVLTSDAPFTEAGPRSRFRKVMILLTDGDNNIGDAMTNPNSTCRRNAYFGMGVMNCDDADYGCLDQAMLAQAQAAKDEGIEIFSIRYGVSDDVDIELMQRVASSRPGTNDHYFDAPSLDDLQTIFNRIGRQLGFRLL, from the coding sequence ATGGTAAGCGTAAACAATTCAGAGAAGAGCATGATGAAACGATTGGTTGTTTCTTCGACAAGGAGCGGGTCTGAACAGTATCTGGCGCGTCGGCGAGCGCGAGCGCGCGGCCAAGCGTTACTCCTGGTGACGATCACGTTCCCCATCCTTCTTGGCATGGCCGGATTCGCCGTTGATATGGGACGGCTCTATACGGCTCGCGCGCGACTGCAAGCAGCCGTGGATGCAGCGGCGCTGGCCGGGTCAATGTACTTGATGAGCGATCCTGACTGCCAAAATGGCGCCGTGGCCAATGCGGTCAATGATTATCTGAACAGGAATTACTCAGGCGCGACGGTTACCGCTCTTAATCCCGGCACTGGCGTTCGGAGCGTATGTGTGACAGCACAGGTGAATGTGGAAATGACGTTCATGAATGTGCTGGCCATTAGCTCGCGCGATGTCGCGGCGTCCGCTTGCGCCGGCTTCAATGATCTGGAAGTTGCGCTGGTGATAGACAATTCTGGCAGCATGGAGGGTGAGCCAATTGAATCAGTGAAGGCGGCGGCTCATCAGTTTGTTGACATGTTAATTCCCAACGGCACAGCGCCGTCTATCAAAGTCGGATTGGTAGCGTTTCGTGGAAAAGTGCGATTGCCCGCCGATGTGGATGGTCGGCCGGCCGGCTGCCGCAATGCCGATGGGTCGTTCAATCAACCGCTCAACCCGGCAGATCAATCATGCACAAATCCGGCGCTTCCGCCGGTGGCTGGACTCTCTTATAACAAGGGGGCCATTCATGCGGCGATTGCCAGCATGCAGGCGCAGGGCGGTACTCCGTATTCTTCTTGCACGACGATTGCGGAAGGCATCAAATGGGGCCGGCACGTGTTGACCTCCGATGCGCCGTTTACTGAGGCTGGCCCGCGGTCGCGATTCCGAAAGGTTATGATCCTGCTCACCGATGGCGATAACAATATCGGCGATGCGATGACAAATCCCAACAGCACCTGCCGCCGCAATGCCTATTTCGGCATGGGCGTGATGAATTGCGACGATGCTGATTATGGTTGCCTCGACCAAGCGATGCTCGCGCAAGCGCAGGCCGCCAAGGATGAAGGCATCGAAATCTTTTCGATTCGTTATGGGGTTTCCGACGATGTGGACATTGAATTGATGCAACGCGTGGCCTCCTCTAGGCCGGGCACGAATGATCATTACTTTGACGCGCCGTCGCTGGATGATTTACAAACCATTTTCAATCGCATTGGACGTCAGTTAGGATTTCGCCTCCTGTGA
- a CDS encoding pilus assembly protein, translating to MVNYHDYMRSSRGQALTEMVLVTPLLVVCLFGVIEMGRLFHAWVTVQHAARTAARVAVTGEGEEDGTRLSRIITAAQNAVAGLPGNAPIISVRSYAGVTTSGGARDNHPGAPCDLVEVIVRYTYRPVVPLISRIMPNSGQIELQGQDRKLNEPWIPCS from the coding sequence ATGGTGAACTATCACGATTATATGCGTAGCAGCCGCGGACAAGCGCTCACGGAGATGGTGCTGGTCACGCCCCTGCTGGTGGTGTGTCTATTTGGCGTCATCGAGATGGGGCGGCTGTTTCATGCTTGGGTCACGGTTCAACATGCAGCCCGCACAGCCGCGCGTGTGGCCGTCACTGGAGAAGGTGAGGAAGACGGCACGCGGTTGAGTCGCATCATCACAGCCGCTCAGAATGCGGTTGCCGGTCTGCCGGGCAATGCGCCGATTATCAGCGTGCGCAGCTATGCCGGTGTGACCACATCCGGCGGCGCCCGCGATAATCATCCGGGAGCGCCCTGTGACTTGGTCGAAGTCATCGTACGGTACACGTATCGGCCGGTGGTTCCCTTGATCAGCCGCATCATGCCCAACAGCGGCCAGATTGAACTGCAAGGCCAGGATCGCAAACTGAACGAACCATGGATTCCTTGCTCTTAG
- a CDS encoding VWA domain-containing protein, which produces MLAIAVALPVVLGMTGLAVDMGRMYAAKARLQAAVDAAALAGSMYLGSDPQLRNGIVANVVTEYLVNNYPGALVTALSPLTQVRGVCVSAQTDVPMTFMKVMALSSRSVSARSCAGFNDLEVVLVVDNSGSMNGRPIAEVKQAAIKLVDLMIPDGGAPSIKVGLVPFRGKIRLPDGVDGKPAGCRNANGSVNNSNVNPPDYSCRDAALPPVFGLSYNKSSIKRAIHTMNAGNSPSDTSGTIIAEGLKWARHVLTPEAPFVEGGSKDRFRKVIILLTDGDNEDGTCSGQFGGRSPRTDPQSTYRRNAYFQMGVTNCGCNDYGCLDQAMLEEARKAKEEGIEIFAIRFGVSDAVDIALMKAVASSSQGTDDHYYDAPSVNDIGTVFNRIGRQLGFRLL; this is translated from the coding sequence TTGCTGGCCATCGCGGTCGCCTTGCCGGTCGTGTTAGGGATGACGGGATTGGCCGTTGACATGGGACGAATGTATGCCGCCAAGGCCAGATTACAAGCAGCCGTGGATGCGGCGGCGCTGGCTGGTTCGATGTATCTTGGTTCAGACCCACAACTGAGAAACGGCATAGTTGCCAATGTTGTTACTGAATACCTTGTCAACAACTATCCGGGCGCGCTCGTCACAGCGTTGAGCCCGTTAACGCAGGTGCGTGGCGTGTGCGTCTCGGCTCAGACCGATGTGCCCATGACGTTCATGAAAGTGATGGCCCTCAGCTCTCGAAGTGTGAGCGCGCGTTCATGCGCAGGGTTTAATGACCTTGAGGTCGTTCTGGTCGTTGACAATTCTGGCAGTATGAATGGACGGCCCATTGCCGAAGTGAAGCAAGCAGCGATCAAGCTGGTGGACCTGATGATTCCCGACGGCGGCGCTCCTTCAATCAAGGTTGGTCTTGTGCCGTTTCGCGGCAAAATCCGGCTGCCTGATGGCGTGGATGGCAAGCCGGCCGGTTGTCGCAATGCTAATGGCTCGGTTAATAATTCCAACGTCAATCCTCCCGATTATTCCTGCCGGGATGCCGCGTTGCCGCCGGTTTTTGGACTCTCTTACAACAAGTCCAGCATTAAACGCGCGATTCATACGATGAATGCCGGGAACTCACCGAGCGATACGTCGGGCACCATTATTGCCGAAGGGTTAAAATGGGCACGGCATGTATTGACGCCGGAAGCGCCGTTTGTTGAAGGGGGTTCCAAGGACCGATTTCGCAAGGTGATTATCCTGCTCACCGACGGAGATAACGAGGATGGCACATGTTCAGGTCAGTTCGGCGGACGCAGCCCTCGCACAGATCCACAATCAACCTATCGGCGCAATGCCTATTTCCAGATGGGCGTGACCAACTGTGGGTGTAATGATTATGGCTGCCTGGATCAAGCCATGTTGGAGGAGGCGCGGAAAGCGAAGGAGGAGGGTATTGAAATTTTTGCCATTCGCTTCGGCGTGTCCGACGCGGTGGACATCGCGTTGATGAAGGCGGTGGCATCATCGTCACAGGGCACCGATGATCATTACTATGATGCCCCGTCGGTCAATGACATTGGAACAGTGTTTAACAGAATTGGGCGTCAACTTGGATTTCGATTGCTCTAA
- a CDS encoding pilus assembly protein: protein MQATNRKKSQQRHAETGGALIELSLLLPIILIILVGLVEVGNGLNAYLTVAEASRDGARLIVREGPTANLNGLVQTLAERLPTSTLTSQATYGFDSRGNRTVTVVVNYDYRFIFGNIPLVSELLPNPLRLRGTSTMPIP, encoded by the coding sequence ATGCAGGCAACGAATCGCAAGAAATCACAGCAACGGCATGCGGAAACAGGTGGCGCACTGATTGAACTGAGTCTGTTGCTGCCGATCATCCTGATCATATTGGTTGGCTTGGTCGAAGTGGGAAATGGCTTGAATGCTTATTTGACGGTAGCCGAAGCTAGCCGAGACGGAGCCCGGCTGATCGTTCGTGAGGGTCCGACGGCGAACCTGAACGGATTAGTGCAAACATTGGCTGAGCGGCTGCCCACATCCACACTCACTTCTCAAGCAACGTATGGCTTTGATAGTCGAGGCAACCGGACGGTGACAGTAGTGGTGAATTATGATTACAGGTTTATTTTCGGCAATATTCCATTGGTTAGCGAGCTGCTGCCCAATCCGCTCAGGCTTAGGGGCACCTCAACGATGCCTATCCCGTAG
- a CDS encoding pilus assembly protein, protein MAHERSQQKRSRGQGITEMALAAPIMFLCVYGVIELGRLFFCYVTIQHAARVATRVAVTGRGELEGTRYNAIVSAALSRVQSLSPVPQVIVQSWPGMTATGPGRLGNPGQPCELVEVELRYNYRPILPFIRRLMPNQGTIQLRGRDRKLNEPWIPCP, encoded by the coding sequence ATGGCTCACGAACGATCTCAGCAGAAACGCAGTCGTGGTCAGGGGATCACGGAGATGGCGTTGGCCGCCCCGATCATGTTTCTGTGCGTGTATGGTGTTATCGAATTAGGCCGATTGTTCTTCTGTTACGTGACGATCCAACATGCTGCGCGAGTGGCCACGCGGGTCGCCGTCACAGGCAGAGGCGAGCTGGAAGGCACGCGCTACAATGCCATTGTCAGCGCGGCGCTCTCGCGGGTGCAAAGCTTGAGTCCGGTTCCGCAAGTGATCGTGCAAAGTTGGCCCGGCATGACAGCCACTGGCCCAGGCCGACTGGGCAATCCGGGGCAACCGTGCGAATTGGTGGAGGTCGAGCTTCGGTACAACTATCGGCCCATTCTGCCATTCATCCGGCGTCTGATGCCCAATCAAGGAACGATTCAGTTGCGCGGTCGGGATCGCAAATTGAACGAACCGTGGATTCCCTGTCCATGA
- a CDS encoding pilus assembly protein TadG-related protein, with translation MRTDLFLPIFQFFATYFPNNSRSPRRRPCPSPNKQGGARGQVLIAVAIAMPVLAGMTGLAVDMGRLYTAQARLQGAVDAAALAGTLYLTSDPNINNGTIANVVATYLDENFPEASVVSLGPGTTVRTVCLTGQVEVPMTFMGVLGIESETVSASACAGFNDLEVVLVIDNSGSMNGTPINSVKTAANKLVDLMIPGGTAPAIKVGLAPFRGKVRVGANVDGLPAGCRNANGTVNNSNVSPPDDSCKDAALPPVAALSFSKTTIKNAINSMNAGSGTRYASGTIISEGIKWGRHVLTPEPPFTQGGQPNKVRKVMIVLSDGDNEDGTCSGTFGSCDPRTSSTCAYRRNAYFQQSPPVTNCNCNNYGCLDQAMLTQAQLAKDAGIEIFAIRYGDSDSVDIALMKAIASSSPGTDDHYFDAPSTSDIGKVFEKIGRQLGYRLL, from the coding sequence ATGCGTACAGATTTATTTTTGCCAATTTTCCAATTCTTTGCCACATATTTCCCGAACAATTCACGCTCACCGCGCAGACGACCATGCCCATCCCCTAACAAGCAAGGGGGCGCGCGCGGGCAGGTCTTGATTGCCGTGGCCATTGCCATGCCGGTATTAGCCGGCATGACAGGGCTGGCTGTTGATATGGGGCGGTTGTACACAGCCCAGGCACGGCTCCAGGGCGCTGTGGATGCCGCAGCACTGGCCGGAACGCTCTATTTGACCAGTGATCCAAACATCAACAATGGCACGATTGCCAACGTAGTGGCGACGTACCTTGACGAAAACTTTCCGGAGGCCTCCGTTGTGAGCCTGGGGCCAGGCACGACCGTCCGCACTGTTTGTCTGACCGGCCAAGTCGAAGTGCCGATGACGTTCATGGGAGTGTTGGGTATTGAATCGGAAACCGTTTCAGCCTCTGCCTGCGCTGGCTTCAATGATCTGGAGGTCGTGCTGGTCATTGATAATTCGGGGAGTATGAACGGCACGCCGATCAACTCCGTGAAAACGGCGGCCAATAAGCTGGTTGACTTGATGATACCGGGCGGCACGGCTCCCGCTATAAAAGTCGGACTAGCTCCGTTTCGTGGCAAGGTGAGAGTGGGTGCTAATGTTGACGGATTACCGGCAGGCTGTCGAAATGCTAATGGCACGGTGAATAATTCAAATGTGAGCCCACCGGATGATTCCTGTAAGGATGCGGCTCTACCCCCAGTAGCGGCGTTGTCGTTTTCCAAGACAACAATCAAGAACGCCATCAATAGCATGAATGCCGGTAGTGGCACGCGCTATGCCTCGGGAACGATCATCTCGGAAGGCATCAAATGGGGCCGACACGTGCTGACGCCGGAACCACCCTTTACTCAAGGGGGCCAACCTAACAAGGTTCGCAAGGTCATGATTGTACTGAGCGATGGCGATAACGAGGATGGCACTTGCAGCGGAACGTTTGGCAGTTGTGATCCGAGAACCAGCTCCACATGCGCGTATCGTCGCAATGCCTATTTCCAACAATCGCCGCCGGTGACCAACTGCAACTGCAATAACTATGGCTGCCTGGATCAAGCGATGCTCACGCAGGCGCAACTGGCTAAGGATGCCGGCATTGAGATATTTGCCATTCGCTATGGCGATTCCGATTCCGTTGACATCGCGCTGATGAAAGCCATTGCGTCTTCCTCGCCCGGCACCGACGATCATTATTTCGATGCTCCTTCCACATCTGACATTGGGAAGGTGTTTGAGAAAATCGGGCGGCAGTTGGGCTACCGATTACTGTAA
- a CDS encoding pilus assembly protein has protein sequence MNKRKERGHALIELALLLPILTTLLIGVVEVGNALNAYLSISEASRECARLIVRKGPSSDYYGVAQTLTTRLPSSSLQVNPMYGTDFKGNQKVTVRVTYAYRFIFANFPILCHIFPEQFTLTAQTTMPIP, from the coding sequence ATGAACAAACGAAAAGAACGAGGGCATGCCCTCATTGAGTTGGCGCTGCTCTTGCCGATTTTGACGACGTTACTCATCGGGGTCGTTGAAGTCGGCAACGCGCTGAACGCGTACCTGTCCATCTCGGAAGCGAGTCGAGAGTGTGCTCGGTTGATTGTGCGTAAAGGCCCTTCATCCGACTATTATGGAGTGGCGCAAACGCTGACCACACGATTGCCGAGTTCTTCGTTACAAGTCAATCCGATGTATGGCACAGATTTCAAAGGAAACCAAAAAGTGACAGTGAGGGTGACGTATGCGTACAGATTTATTTTTGCCAATTTTCCAATTCTTTGCCACATATTTCCCGAACAATTCACGCTCACCGCGCAGACGACCATGCCCATCCCCTAA
- a CDS encoding sodium:solute symporter, with protein MNTWLSLLPPILAILLAVRTRQVFVSLLLGILSGSLILLHGHPTQALADTLARLVNVFQDRSNVQVIFFCSLVGSLIALIERSGGLQGLVNYIVSRDLIGTRRGAQLLGFVVGIVIFVESNIKALLTGSVARPLCDRWRVSREKLSLITDTTDAPVCMLIPLNGWGALIVSLLTVQQVSDPVRVLAWSLPLSFYLYLALLVLLAVILLERDIGPMKQAEQRAQQEGKLLRDGAVPLMAEDVAALETKPGVTPRARNMVVPILVMVVMIFVGLYVTGQGNLMKGSGSTSVLWAVSTAVLVSILMAFTQRILTLEEVSELVLKGIAGLAPLNVILVLAFAIGTVCQDLGTGPYVAQLFSSALPAWLLPLVIFVVTGVIAFSTGSSWGAFAIMIPVAVPTATALDVHLPLAVGAVLSGGVFGDHASILSDTTIVSAMASVADLVDHFNTQLPYALVAAGLSAVSYLIAGLLITV; from the coding sequence GTGAATACGTGGCTTTCACTGCTGCCGCCCATTCTGGCCATCCTGCTGGCTGTTCGCACTCGACAGGTCTTTGTGTCGTTATTGCTGGGCATTTTGAGCGGCTCACTGATCCTTCTACACGGACATCCGACGCAGGCTTTGGCCGATACGCTGGCGCGACTGGTGAACGTGTTTCAGGACCGCAGCAACGTTCAAGTCATCTTCTTTTGTTCGCTCGTTGGCAGTCTGATTGCATTGATCGAACGCTCAGGCGGGCTGCAAGGCCTGGTCAATTACATTGTCAGCCGGGACCTGATTGGCACGCGGCGCGGGGCGCAGTTGCTCGGTTTCGTCGTCGGCATCGTCATCTTTGTCGAGTCAAACATCAAAGCGTTGCTGACCGGCTCTGTTGCACGACCGCTGTGTGACCGGTGGCGCGTTTCCCGCGAAAAGCTCTCGCTGATTACAGACACGACGGACGCGCCTGTCTGTATGCTGATTCCACTCAACGGGTGGGGCGCGTTGATTGTCTCGTTACTGACGGTGCAACAAGTCAGTGATCCTGTGCGCGTGCTGGCGTGGTCGCTTCCGCTCAGTTTCTATCTTTACCTAGCGTTGCTGGTGTTGCTAGCGGTTATCTTGCTAGAGCGGGACATCGGGCCGATGAAACAGGCTGAACAACGAGCACAACAAGAAGGAAAATTGCTTCGGGACGGAGCCGTGCCGTTGATGGCCGAAGACGTCGCCGCGTTGGAAACCAAACCGGGCGTGACCCCGCGAGCGAGAAATATGGTTGTACCGATCTTGGTCATGGTGGTGATGATTTTCGTTGGACTCTACGTGACCGGTCAAGGCAATCTGATGAAAGGCTCTGGCTCAACCTCGGTCCTGTGGGCAGTGAGCACGGCTGTCTTGGTCAGCATCTTGATGGCATTTACTCAACGAATCCTGACGCTGGAGGAGGTCTCAGAGCTAGTGCTCAAGGGCATAGCTGGGCTGGCGCCTCTGAACGTCATCTTGGTCTTGGCCTTCGCCATCGGCACAGTGTGTCAGGACCTGGGAACAGGCCCTTATGTTGCTCAACTCTTCTCCAGCGCGCTGCCAGCATGGTTGTTGCCGCTGGTCATTTTTGTGGTGACCGGCGTGATTGCTTTTTCAACGGGAAGCTCGTGGGGGGCATTCGCGATCATGATTCCGGTAGCCGTGCCGACAGCAACGGCGTTGGACGTGCATTTGCCGCTGGCCGTCGGCGCTGTCCTCTCAGGCGGCGTATTCGGCGATCATGCGTCTATCCTGTCGGATACGACGATCGTGTCGGCGATGGCTTCTGTGGCCGATCTCGTGGATCACTTCAACACACAGTTGCCGTATGCGCTGGTCGCAGCAGGACTCTCTGCGGTGTCGTATCTGATAGCCGGCTTGCTGATCACTGTGTAA
- a CDS encoding S8 family serine peptidase: MIRRLIVTVLATHLVILNASVVSSFEGPDPLLKSEAAPGQILVRYREAAPPQVIHSIAQRHELKTIRHFAGVKRGLRLQQVPAGKTVAATIEALRRDPNVEYAEPNYIYRVSVAEPEDTYFSFLWGLHNRGQSGGIAGVDISALKAWDITTGSSDVVVGVIDTGIDYFHPDLAANMWINVGERPDNGLDDDGNGYIDDVHGWNAQMDSGDPLDDNNHGTHVAGTIGAVGNNRLGVTGVNWQVRLMALKFLSAQGVGYVSDAIECIEYAIAMRRRGVNIRVLNASWGGPNASAALREAIEAAGRAGMLVVTAAGNNYDGAGLRGTDNDVQPIFPASYDLANTISVAAVDRRGQLAAFSNYGKSSVDLAAPGVSIASTVTLDRYGFFSGTSMAAPHVAGVAALALAIKPNLTVAAMKTTLVQGVVPLSSLQGKTRTGGMVNAFNTLQLVEQLNEPASEFQLSLDARPVTLRAGESVDVDLGVRSVAGFVGAVTLSTSFEPRVSNVSHRWSSNPVLLAPNDQVTIRLTLTAPIDVVPGSYRLTVEGVSGDVSRTVSLPVMIEPVFPDPGSG; encoded by the coding sequence ATGATACGTAGGTTGATTGTTACTGTCCTCGCAACGCATCTCGTTATCCTCAACGCAAGTGTAGTAAGCAGCTTTGAGGGGCCTGACCCATTACTCAAGAGCGAGGCGGCGCCTGGGCAAATTCTGGTTAGGTACCGCGAGGCGGCGCCTCCACAGGTTATCCACTCAATTGCTCAGCGTCATGAATTGAAAACCATTCGTCATTTCGCGGGAGTGAAGAGGGGCCTGCGCCTACAGCAAGTTCCCGCTGGCAAGACGGTCGCTGCAACCATCGAGGCTTTGCGGCGCGACCCGAATGTTGAATATGCTGAACCGAATTACATCTATCGGGTTTCGGTCGCTGAGCCTGAGGATACCTATTTCAGCTTCCTTTGGGGATTGCACAATCGTGGCCAATCAGGTGGCATCGCTGGTGTGGATATAAGCGCGCTTAAAGCGTGGGACATTACAACAGGCAGTTCTGATGTTGTCGTTGGAGTGATTGACACCGGGATTGACTATTTTCACCCGGACTTGGCAGCCAACATGTGGATCAATGTTGGTGAGCGGCCTGACAATGGTCTGGATGATGACGGTAACGGGTACATTGATGACGTTCATGGGTGGAATGCGCAGATGGACAGTGGCGACCCGCTCGATGACAACAATCATGGCACGCATGTAGCCGGCACCATTGGCGCCGTAGGCAATAACCGATTGGGTGTGACTGGTGTCAACTGGCAGGTCCGGTTGATGGCATTGAAATTCCTCAGCGCGCAGGGCGTCGGTTACGTTTCCGACGCCATTGAGTGCATTGAGTATGCCATCGCGATGAGGCGTCGTGGCGTTAACATCCGTGTGTTGAATGCAAGTTGGGGCGGGCCGAACGCTTCTGCTGCGCTGCGCGAAGCGATTGAAGCGGCGGGCCGTGCTGGGATGTTGGTTGTAACGGCGGCTGGAAACAACTATGATGGCGCCGGCCTACGTGGCACGGATAATGATGTACAACCGATTTTCCCAGCCAGTTACGATCTAGCCAATACCATCTCGGTGGCGGCTGTGGACCGTCGCGGTCAGCTTGCTGCCTTTTCCAATTACGGCAAGAGTTCGGTTGACTTGGCTGCTCCCGGTGTGTCCATTGCCAGTACGGTGACGCTCGATCGTTATGGTTTCTTCAGCGGGACATCTATGGCAGCGCCGCATGTTGCTGGGGTTGCTGCATTGGCGCTGGCGATCAAGCCGAACCTGACGGTGGCAGCGATGAAGACAACGTTAGTGCAAGGAGTCGTGCCGCTCTCATCGTTACAGGGTAAGACGCGAACGGGCGGCATGGTGAACGCCTTCAACACGCTTCAACTGGTTGAACAACTGAACGAGCCGGCTTCAGAGTTTCAACTCTCCTTGGACGCGCGACCGGTCACGCTTCGGGCTGGCGAGTCAGTTGATGTTGATTTGGGCGTTCGATCAGTAGCCGGGTTTGTCGGAGCCGTCACCCTGTCAACGTCATTTGAGCCGCGCGTTAGCAACGTGTCACATCGTTGGTCGAGCAATCCGGTTTTGCTTGCGCCTAACGATCAAGTCACGATCCGGTTGACGTTGACTGCGCCGATAGATGTAGTGCCAGGCAGCTACCGGCTGACAGTCGAAGGTGTGTCTGGTGATGTGAGTCGAACGGTTAGCCTGCCGGTGATGATTGAACCCGTGTTCCCTGACCCCGGATCGGGGTAG